In one Coccinella septempunctata chromosome 6, icCocSept1.1, whole genome shotgun sequence genomic region, the following are encoded:
- the LOC123314952 gene encoding dnaJ homolog subfamily C member 10-like isoform X1, whose translation MKISIYYIIIATVWCSCSVRSGETDFYELLGISRDANIQEIRKAFKKIAVKMHPDKNVDDPNAHENFLKFTRAYEVLKEPETRKHYDLYGDTGSDLNDDKHYHSYSYYRDDFGIYDDDPIIVTLSRSDYEVNILDEAQMWFVNFYSPQCHHCHELAPTWRRIAKEFQGIIRIAAVNCEDDWSLCYQLGISSYPTLMFYKKEANLHEGERYKGHRNFEDIEDFILTKIPSIIAIITPNNWLQKQNENSQWLLFICSENTDCVESKTQIKLAAALEGLVTAGVVLDEKLAKKIDKDFKNHKIIYWKKEEGDNVSVQHVQGSDCIELMENILNLLPRPELIDEGHFEEIRNQLREGSTTPWLLCFHVGSATDLDLQLKRLPSLLPNINIGLVHCAKSSSLCSTLHISRYPTWGVLKVGGAFEIHHGRDIMHDIITFARDSVRSTNMRALTPEEYEQIRKTDDIWFIDWFAPWCPPCKKLLPELRRASQHFDKNTVQFGTIDCTLHRNLCTREGITAYPTTILYNGNTMERFHGVPNEDGIVNFIDDTLNSKVISLDDSSFVKLMRKPVDEIWFVDFFAPWCGPCQKLSLTWRKLAKQMSEFPQLKIAQIDCVSNAALCSSQNIKAYPTLRLFPLGSKGLNSVIFYTGNWELVTLKRWLLSLIPSPVIELKQKEFNQKILKGQFDKPWLIDFFAPWCGHCVHFDPEFRKVAKELEGYVNCGKVDCQAENNLCRSLQINAYPSVILFVSESRKYEISSRNFDEIIRKVNLLVDHHRSQEFHDEL comes from the exons ATGAAGATTTCTatttattatataattattGCCACCGTTTGGTGTTCATGTAGTGTTCGAAGTGGAGAAACCGATTTCTATGAGCTACTAGGTATTTCCAGAGATGCAAATATCCAGGAAATAAGAAAAGCATTCAAAAAAATAGCAGTTAAAATGCACCCTGATAAGAATGTT GATGATCCAAATGCtcatgaaaattttctgaaattcacCAGAGCATATGAAGTACTGAAAGAACCCGAAACAAGAAAACATTATGATTTATATGGTGATACAGGATCTGATTTGAATGATGATAAACATTACCATAGTTATTCTTATTACAGGGATGACTTTGGTATTTACGATGATGATCCTATCATCGTAACATTGAGTAGATCTGATTATG AAGTTAACATACTAGACGAGGCACAGATGTGGTTTGTCAATTTCTATTCTCCTCAATGTCATCACTGCCATGAGTTAGCGCCAACTTGGCGTAGAATAGCTAAGGAGTTTCAGGGTATCATAAGAATTGCTGCTGTGAACTGTGAAGATGACTGGTCTCTTTGTTATCAGTTAGGTATTTCGTCTTACCCAACTTTGATGTTCTACAAAAAAGAg GCAAATCTGCATGAAGGGGAAAGGTACAAAGGACATAGGAATTTCGAAGATATTGAGGATTTCATTTTAACAAAGATCCCCTCAATAATTGCTATTATCACCCCCAATAATTGGCTTcagaaacaaaatgaaaattcgcAATGGCttctctttatttgttctgaaaATACTGATTGTGTTGAAAGCAAAACGCAGATCAAATTAGCAGCTGCACTT GAAGGACTTGTAACTGCAGGAGTTGTTCTTGATGAGAAATtagcaaaaaaaattgataaagacttcaaaaatcacaaaataatttacTGGAAAAAAGAAGAGGGTGATAACGTAAGTGTACAACATGTTCAAGGCTCTGACTGTATAGAATTGATGGAAAACATATTGAATCTTCTTCCAAGACCCGAACTGATTGATGAAGGACACTTTGAG GAAATCAGAAATCAACTAAGGGAAGGATCAACCACTCCTTGGCTGTTATGCTTCCATGTAGGATCTGCAACTGACTTAGATTTGCAATTGAAACGTCTTCCTTCCTTATTACCAAATATAAATATCGGTTTAGTGCATTGTGCCAAGAGTAGTTCGCTATGTTCAACATTGCATATCTCCAGATATCCTACGTGGGGTGTTTTAAAAGTTGGTGGAGCTTTTGAAATACACCATGGAAGGGACATTATGCATGACATCATAACTTTTGCTCGTGATAGTGTTAGATCAACTAACATGAGAGCTCTGACACCTGAGGAATATGAACAAATAAGAAAAACAG ATGATATATGGTTCATAGATTGGTTTGCCCCTTGGTGTCCCCCTTGTAAGAAACTACTACCAGAATTGAGAAGAGCCAGTCAACATTTTGACAAAAATACGGTCCAATTTGGAACTATCGATTGCACACTCCATAGGAATCTGTGTACAAGAGAAGGTATCACAGCATATCCTACAACAATTCTTTATAACGGTAATACAATGGAACGTTTTCATGGAGTACCAAACGAGGATGGTATTGTGAATTTCATAGATGACACCTTGAATTCTAAAG TTATTTCTCTAGATGATTCATCTTTTGTAAAATTGATGAGGAAACCAGTGGATGAAATTTggtttgttgatttttttgctccATGGTGTGGGCCATGTCAAAAATTGTCTCTGACTTGGAGGAAATTAGCTAAGCAG ATGTCCGAATTTCCACAACTGAAAATTGCTCAAATAGACTGTGTATCCAATGCTGCCTTATGTTCATCACAAAATATAAAGGCTTATCCAACTTTGAGGCTCTTTCCTCTTGGCAGTAAAGGACTAAATAGTGTAAT tttttaTACAGGCAACTGGGAATTAGTGACGTTGAAAAGATGGCTTCTTTCACTGATTCCATCTCCTGTTATAGAACTTAAACAAAAAGAATTTAACCAGAAAATATTGAAGGGACAATTTGATAAACCATGGCTTATAGATTTTTTTGCTCCTTGGTGTGGTCATTGTGTCCATTTCGATCCAGAGTTCAGAAAAGTTGCAAAG GAATTGGAAGGATATGTGAATTGTGGGAAGGTCGACTGTCAAGCTGAAAACAACCTCTGTAGGAGTCTACAAATAAATGCTTATCCTAGCGTTATCCTTTTTGTTTCAGAATCTCGAAAGTACGAAATCTCTTCcagaaattttgatgaaataataagaaaagtGAATTTATTAGTTGATCATCATAGGAGCCAGGAGTTTCATGATGAGCTATGA
- the LOC123314952 gene encoding dnaJ homolog subfamily C member 10-like isoform X2, with protein sequence MWFVNFYSPQCHHCHELAPTWRRIAKEFQGIIRIAAVNCEDDWSLCYQLGISSYPTLMFYKKEANLHEGERYKGHRNFEDIEDFILTKIPSIIAIITPNNWLQKQNENSQWLLFICSENTDCVESKTQIKLAAALEGLVTAGVVLDEKLAKKIDKDFKNHKIIYWKKEEGDNVSVQHVQGSDCIELMENILNLLPRPELIDEGHFEEIRNQLREGSTTPWLLCFHVGSATDLDLQLKRLPSLLPNINIGLVHCAKSSSLCSTLHISRYPTWGVLKVGGAFEIHHGRDIMHDIITFARDSVRSTNMRALTPEEYEQIRKTDDIWFIDWFAPWCPPCKKLLPELRRASQHFDKNTVQFGTIDCTLHRNLCTREGITAYPTTILYNGNTMERFHGVPNEDGIVNFIDDTLNSKVISLDDSSFVKLMRKPVDEIWFVDFFAPWCGPCQKLSLTWRKLAKQMSEFPQLKIAQIDCVSNAALCSSQNIKAYPTLRLFPLGSKGLNSVIFYTGNWELVTLKRWLLSLIPSPVIELKQKEFNQKILKGQFDKPWLIDFFAPWCGHCVHFDPEFRKVAKELEGYVNCGKVDCQAENNLCRSLQINAYPSVILFVSESRKYEISSRNFDEIIRKVNLLVDHHRSQEFHDEL encoded by the exons ATGTGGTTTGTCAATTTCTATTCTCCTCAATGTCATCACTGCCATGAGTTAGCGCCAACTTGGCGTAGAATAGCTAAGGAGTTTCAGGGTATCATAAGAATTGCTGCTGTGAACTGTGAAGATGACTGGTCTCTTTGTTATCAGTTAGGTATTTCGTCTTACCCAACTTTGATGTTCTACAAAAAAGAg GCAAATCTGCATGAAGGGGAAAGGTACAAAGGACATAGGAATTTCGAAGATATTGAGGATTTCATTTTAACAAAGATCCCCTCAATAATTGCTATTATCACCCCCAATAATTGGCTTcagaaacaaaatgaaaattcgcAATGGCttctctttatttgttctgaaaATACTGATTGTGTTGAAAGCAAAACGCAGATCAAATTAGCAGCTGCACTT GAAGGACTTGTAACTGCAGGAGTTGTTCTTGATGAGAAATtagcaaaaaaaattgataaagacttcaaaaatcacaaaataatttacTGGAAAAAAGAAGAGGGTGATAACGTAAGTGTACAACATGTTCAAGGCTCTGACTGTATAGAATTGATGGAAAACATATTGAATCTTCTTCCAAGACCCGAACTGATTGATGAAGGACACTTTGAG GAAATCAGAAATCAACTAAGGGAAGGATCAACCACTCCTTGGCTGTTATGCTTCCATGTAGGATCTGCAACTGACTTAGATTTGCAATTGAAACGTCTTCCTTCCTTATTACCAAATATAAATATCGGTTTAGTGCATTGTGCCAAGAGTAGTTCGCTATGTTCAACATTGCATATCTCCAGATATCCTACGTGGGGTGTTTTAAAAGTTGGTGGAGCTTTTGAAATACACCATGGAAGGGACATTATGCATGACATCATAACTTTTGCTCGTGATAGTGTTAGATCAACTAACATGAGAGCTCTGACACCTGAGGAATATGAACAAATAAGAAAAACAG ATGATATATGGTTCATAGATTGGTTTGCCCCTTGGTGTCCCCCTTGTAAGAAACTACTACCAGAATTGAGAAGAGCCAGTCAACATTTTGACAAAAATACGGTCCAATTTGGAACTATCGATTGCACACTCCATAGGAATCTGTGTACAAGAGAAGGTATCACAGCATATCCTACAACAATTCTTTATAACGGTAATACAATGGAACGTTTTCATGGAGTACCAAACGAGGATGGTATTGTGAATTTCATAGATGACACCTTGAATTCTAAAG TTATTTCTCTAGATGATTCATCTTTTGTAAAATTGATGAGGAAACCAGTGGATGAAATTTggtttgttgatttttttgctccATGGTGTGGGCCATGTCAAAAATTGTCTCTGACTTGGAGGAAATTAGCTAAGCAG ATGTCCGAATTTCCACAACTGAAAATTGCTCAAATAGACTGTGTATCCAATGCTGCCTTATGTTCATCACAAAATATAAAGGCTTATCCAACTTTGAGGCTCTTTCCTCTTGGCAGTAAAGGACTAAATAGTGTAAT tttttaTACAGGCAACTGGGAATTAGTGACGTTGAAAAGATGGCTTCTTTCACTGATTCCATCTCCTGTTATAGAACTTAAACAAAAAGAATTTAACCAGAAAATATTGAAGGGACAATTTGATAAACCATGGCTTATAGATTTTTTTGCTCCTTGGTGTGGTCATTGTGTCCATTTCGATCCAGAGTTCAGAAAAGTTGCAAAG GAATTGGAAGGATATGTGAATTGTGGGAAGGTCGACTGTCAAGCTGAAAACAACCTCTGTAGGAGTCTACAAATAAATGCTTATCCTAGCGTTATCCTTTTTGTTTCAGAATCTCGAAAGTACGAAATCTCTTCcagaaattttgatgaaataataagaaaagtGAATTTATTAGTTGATCATCATAGGAGCCAGGAGTTTCATGATGAGCTATGA